Proteins from a single region of Neomonachus schauinslandi chromosome 10, ASM220157v2, whole genome shotgun sequence:
- the PRR30 gene encoding proline-rich protein 30 — MLPQSKDQVLLQNAVPPGRPPLGPSQLVDSSSSNLQPLPPQRPPPLSHSPCSPPPRSHSLGSHFYPSDSNSDFILHPYSSSLPSSPSFFHQNYFSLSHPPSSSPSHRPYPSPTHTHSSSPSQLQNTSHCQSPSPPGDCPSSTATSPTPSLPSGGVHSNRQTWPWHHYRDTGSPGAVGECVASERDPAEFRDPGALAQALVVHLGHRRIAHDLRLLLLQRLWLGRTGQAPVVEYPICLVCLKPRSPSCPIPRYRTGPRLLAFPQLLPCAQGQESGPLRIGIGFGLRLPRGQARALHLLPERKPEEAGPQGKPVQAQGYQTRASRAPAAQAAVAQAWTQPARGTSSQAASLRSTGLQSPNSMCFSGPLRRAPKQATVSLKPRPFSASKGPASPEPILRKSPP, encoded by the coding sequence ATGTTGCCTCAAAGCAAGGACCAGGTGCTGCTACAGAACGCAGTGCCCCCTGGGCGCCCCCCTCTGGGCCCCTCACAACTTGTGGACTCCTCATCCAGCAACCTAcagcctctgcctccccagcgaccaccccctctctcccactctccttgctccCCTCCGCCACGGTCCCACTCTCTAGGCTCCCATTTCTACCCTTCTGACTCAAATTCTGACTTTATCCTACACCCttattcttcctctctcccaagctcccccagtttctttcatcagaattacttctctctttcccaccccccctcttcctctccctcccaccggCCATACCCCTCCCCTACTCACACgcattcctcctctccctctcagcTACAGAACACCTCTCATTGCCAGTCTCCTTCACCCCCAGGAGACTGCCCTAGCTCCACCGCCACTTCCCCGACCCCCAGCCTACCTTCTGGTGGGGTCCACTCAAACAGGCAGACATGGCCCTGGCATCACTACAGGGACACCGGCTCCCCTGGGGCAGTGGGAGAATGCGTGGCAAGCGAGAGGGACCCTGCGGAGTTCCGGGACCCAGGAgccctggcccaggccctggTGGTCCATCTGGGGCACCGGCGCATCGCACACGACCTGCGGTTACTGCTTTTGCAGCGCCTGTGGCTAGGCAGGACTGGCCAGGCCCCCGTTGTAGAATATCCCATATGCCTGGTGTGCCTCAAGCCCCGCAGCCCCTCTTGCCCCATCCCCAGGTACAGGACTGGACCCCGGCTGCTTGCCTTCCCCCAGCTACTGCCCTGTGCACAGGGCCAGGAATCCGGACCACTCCGCATAGGCATTGGCTTTGGCCTCCGCCTGCCTCGGGGCCAGGCCAGGGCCTTGCATCTCTTGCCAGAAAGAAAGCCAGAGGAAGCAGGGCCGCAGGGCAAGCCTGTTCAGGCCCAAGGATATCAAACCCGGGCATCCCGGGCTCCAGCAGCTCAGGCAGCAGTGGCTCAGGCGTGGACCCAACCAGCCCGCGGCACATCCTCCCAGGCCGCGAGTCTCAGATCTACAGGCCTCCAGTCACCAAACTCTATGTGCTTTTCAGGGCCTCTACGTCGGGCACCCAAACAAGCCACTGTCTCCCTGAAACCCAGGCCTTTCTCTGCGTCCAAGGGGCCTGCCTCTCCAGAGCCCATTCTCCGAAAGTCACCACCCTAG
- the PREB gene encoding prolactin regulatory element-binding protein isoform X2: protein MGRRRAPELYRAPFPLYALQVDPSTGLLIAAGGGGAAKTGIKNGVHFLQLEQINGRLSASLLHSHDTETRATMNLALAGNILAAGQDAHCQLLRFQTHQQKGKTKAEKAGCKEQGPRQRKGAAPVEKKSGAETHQERIELSVENLQAVQTDFSPDPFQKVVCFNHDNTLLATGGTDGYVRVWKVPSLEKVLEFRAHEGEIEDLALGPDGKLVTVGWDRKASVWQKDQLVTQLHWQENGPTFSNTPYRYQACRFGQVPDQPTGLRLFTVQIPHKRLRQPPPCYLTAWDGSTFLPLRTKSCGHEVISCLSVSESGTFLGLGTVTGSVAIYIAFSLQRLYYVKEAHGIVVTDVAFLPERGRGPELLGFHETALFSVAVDSRCQLHLLPSRRSVPVWLLLLFCVGLIVMTIVLLQGVFPGFL, encoded by the exons ATGGGCCGGCGACGGGCGCCAGAGCTGTACCGGGCCCCGTTCCCGTTGTATGCGCTTCAGGTCGACCCCAGTACCGGGCTGCTCATCGCTGCAGGCGGAGGAGGTGCTGCCAAGACGGGCATAAAGAATGGCGTG CACTTTCTACAGCTAGAGCAGATTAACGGGCGCCTGAGTGCCTCTTTGCTACACTCCCATGACACAGAGACACGGGCTACCATGAACTTGGCGCTGGCTGGTAACATCCTTGCCGCAGGGCAGGATGCCCACTGTCAGCTCCTGCGCTTCCAGACCCATCAGCAGAAGGGCAAAACCAAGGCAGAGAAGGCAG GTTGCAAGGAGCAGGGGCCTCGACAGAGGAAGGGGGCAGCCCCAGTGGAGAAGAAGTCTGGAGCTGAAACCCACCAGGAGAGGATAGAACTGAGTGTAGAGAATTTGCAAGCGGTGCAGACAGACTTCAGCCCTGATCCATTTCAGAAAGTTGTATGCTTCAACCACGATAACACCCTGCTTGCCACTGGAGGGACAGATGGCTACGTTCGTGTCTGGAAG GTACCCAGCCTAGAGAAAGTTCTGGAGTTCAGAGCCCACGAAGGAGAGATTGAGGACCTGGCTTTGGGGCCTGATGGCAAG TTGGTAACTGTGGGCTGGGACCGTAAGGCCTCCGTGTGGCAGAAGGATCAGCTGGTGACACAGCTGCACTGGCAAGAGAATGGACCCACCTTTTCTAACACGCCTTACCGCTACCAGGCCTGCAG GTTTGGGCAGGTTCCAGACCAACCTACCGGGCTGCGACTCTTCACAGTGCAGATTCCCCACAAGCGTCTGCGCCAGCCCCCACCCTGCTACCTCACAGCCTGGGATGGCTCCACCTTCCTGCCCCTTCGGACCAAGTCCTGTGGCCATGAAGTCATCTCCTGCCTTAGTGTCAG TGAATCGGGTACCTTCCTAGGCCTGGGCACGGTCACCGGCTCTGTGGCCATCTACATAGCTTTCTCTCTCCAG CGCCTCTACTATGTGAAGGAGGCTCATGGCATTGTTGTGACGGATGTGGCCTTTCTACCTGAGAGGGGTCGTGGTCCAGAGCTCCTTGGGTTCCATGAAACTGCCCTGTTCTCTGTGGCTGTGGATAGTCGTTGCCAACTGCACCTGCTGCCCTCGCGAA GGAGTGTTCCTGTCTGGTTGTTGCTCCTGTTCTGTGTCGGGCTTATTGTTATGACCATCGTGCTGCTCCAGGGTGTCTTCCCAGGTTTTCTTTAG
- the PREB gene encoding prolactin regulatory element-binding protein isoform X7, translating to MGRRRAPELYRAPFPLYALQVDPSTGLLIAAGGGGAAKTGIKNGVHFLQLEQINGRLSASLLHSHDTETRATMNLALAGNILAAGQDAHCQLLRFQTHQQKGKTKAEKAGCKEQGPRQRKGAAPVEKKSGAETHQERIELSVENLQAVQTDFSPDPFQKVVCFNHDNTLLATGGTDGYVRVWKVPSLEKVLEFRAHEGEIEDLALGPDGKLVTVGWDRKASVWQKDQLVTQLHWQENGPTFSNTPYRYQACSESGTFLGLGTVTGSVAIYIAFSLQGVFLSGCCSCSVSGLLL from the exons ATGGGCCGGCGACGGGCGCCAGAGCTGTACCGGGCCCCGTTCCCGTTGTATGCGCTTCAGGTCGACCCCAGTACCGGGCTGCTCATCGCTGCAGGCGGAGGAGGTGCTGCCAAGACGGGCATAAAGAATGGCGTG CACTTTCTACAGCTAGAGCAGATTAACGGGCGCCTGAGTGCCTCTTTGCTACACTCCCATGACACAGAGACACGGGCTACCATGAACTTGGCGCTGGCTGGTAACATCCTTGCCGCAGGGCAGGATGCCCACTGTCAGCTCCTGCGCTTCCAGACCCATCAGCAGAAGGGCAAAACCAAGGCAGAGAAGGCAG GTTGCAAGGAGCAGGGGCCTCGACAGAGGAAGGGGGCAGCCCCAGTGGAGAAGAAGTCTGGAGCTGAAACCCACCAGGAGAGGATAGAACTGAGTGTAGAGAATTTGCAAGCGGTGCAGACAGACTTCAGCCCTGATCCATTTCAGAAAGTTGTATGCTTCAACCACGATAACACCCTGCTTGCCACTGGAGGGACAGATGGCTACGTTCGTGTCTGGAAG GTACCCAGCCTAGAGAAAGTTCTGGAGTTCAGAGCCCACGAAGGAGAGATTGAGGACCTGGCTTTGGGGCCTGATGGCAAG TTGGTAACTGTGGGCTGGGACCGTAAGGCCTCCGTGTGGCAGAAGGATCAGCTGGTGACACAGCTGCACTGGCAAGAGAATGGACCCACCTTTTCTAACACGCCTTACCGCTACCAGGCCTGCAG TGAATCGGGTACCTTCCTAGGCCTGGGCACGGTCACCGGCTCTGTGGCCATCTACATAGCTTTCTCTCTCCAG GGAGTGTTCCTGTCTGGTTGTTGCTCCTGTTCTGTGTCGGGCTTATTGTTATGA
- the PREB gene encoding prolactin regulatory element-binding protein isoform X6 produces the protein MGRRRAPELYRAPFPLYALQVDPSTGLLIAAGGGGAAKTGIKNGVHFLQLEQINGRLSASLLHSHDTETRATMNLALAGNILAAGQDAHCQLLRFQTHQQKGKTKAEKAGCKEQGPRQRKGAAPVEKKSGAETHQERIELSVENLQAVQTDFSPDPFQKVVCFNHDNTLLATGGTDGYVRVWKVPSLEKVLEFRAHEGEIEDLALGPDGKLVTVGWDRKASVWQKDQLVTQLHWQENGPTFSNTPYRYQACRFGQVPDQPTGLRLFTVQIPHKRLRQPPPCYLTAWDGSTFLPLRTKSCGHEVISCLSVSESGTFLGLGTVTGSVAIYIAFSLQGVFLSGCCSCSVSGLLL, from the exons ATGGGCCGGCGACGGGCGCCAGAGCTGTACCGGGCCCCGTTCCCGTTGTATGCGCTTCAGGTCGACCCCAGTACCGGGCTGCTCATCGCTGCAGGCGGAGGAGGTGCTGCCAAGACGGGCATAAAGAATGGCGTG CACTTTCTACAGCTAGAGCAGATTAACGGGCGCCTGAGTGCCTCTTTGCTACACTCCCATGACACAGAGACACGGGCTACCATGAACTTGGCGCTGGCTGGTAACATCCTTGCCGCAGGGCAGGATGCCCACTGTCAGCTCCTGCGCTTCCAGACCCATCAGCAGAAGGGCAAAACCAAGGCAGAGAAGGCAG GTTGCAAGGAGCAGGGGCCTCGACAGAGGAAGGGGGCAGCCCCAGTGGAGAAGAAGTCTGGAGCTGAAACCCACCAGGAGAGGATAGAACTGAGTGTAGAGAATTTGCAAGCGGTGCAGACAGACTTCAGCCCTGATCCATTTCAGAAAGTTGTATGCTTCAACCACGATAACACCCTGCTTGCCACTGGAGGGACAGATGGCTACGTTCGTGTCTGGAAG GTACCCAGCCTAGAGAAAGTTCTGGAGTTCAGAGCCCACGAAGGAGAGATTGAGGACCTGGCTTTGGGGCCTGATGGCAAG TTGGTAACTGTGGGCTGGGACCGTAAGGCCTCCGTGTGGCAGAAGGATCAGCTGGTGACACAGCTGCACTGGCAAGAGAATGGACCCACCTTTTCTAACACGCCTTACCGCTACCAGGCCTGCAG GTTTGGGCAGGTTCCAGACCAACCTACCGGGCTGCGACTCTTCACAGTGCAGATTCCCCACAAGCGTCTGCGCCAGCCCCCACCCTGCTACCTCACAGCCTGGGATGGCTCCACCTTCCTGCCCCTTCGGACCAAGTCCTGTGGCCATGAAGTCATCTCCTGCCTTAGTGTCAG TGAATCGGGTACCTTCCTAGGCCTGGGCACGGTCACCGGCTCTGTGGCCATCTACATAGCTTTCTCTCTCCAG GGAGTGTTCCTGTCTGGTTGTTGCTCCTGTTCTGTGTCGGGCTTATTGTTATGA
- the PREB gene encoding prolactin regulatory element-binding protein isoform X5, which yields MGRRRAPELYRAPFPLYALQVDPSTGLLIAAGGGGAAKTGIKNGVHFLQLEQINGRLSASLLHSHDTETRATMNLALAGNILAAGQDAHCQLLRFQTHQQKGKTKAEKAGCKEQGPRQRKGAAPVEKKSGAETHQERIELSVENLQAVQTDFSPDPFQKVVCFNHDNTLLATGGTDGYVRVWKVPSLEKVLEFRAHEGEIEDLALGPDGKLVTVGWDRKASVWQKDQLVTQLHWQENGPTFSNTPYRYQACSESGTFLGLGTVTGSVAIYIAFSLQRLYYVKEAHGIVVTDVAFLPERGRGPELLGFHETALFSVAVDSRCQLHLLPSRRSVPVWLLLLFCVGLIVMTIVLLQGVFPGFL from the exons ATGGGCCGGCGACGGGCGCCAGAGCTGTACCGGGCCCCGTTCCCGTTGTATGCGCTTCAGGTCGACCCCAGTACCGGGCTGCTCATCGCTGCAGGCGGAGGAGGTGCTGCCAAGACGGGCATAAAGAATGGCGTG CACTTTCTACAGCTAGAGCAGATTAACGGGCGCCTGAGTGCCTCTTTGCTACACTCCCATGACACAGAGACACGGGCTACCATGAACTTGGCGCTGGCTGGTAACATCCTTGCCGCAGGGCAGGATGCCCACTGTCAGCTCCTGCGCTTCCAGACCCATCAGCAGAAGGGCAAAACCAAGGCAGAGAAGGCAG GTTGCAAGGAGCAGGGGCCTCGACAGAGGAAGGGGGCAGCCCCAGTGGAGAAGAAGTCTGGAGCTGAAACCCACCAGGAGAGGATAGAACTGAGTGTAGAGAATTTGCAAGCGGTGCAGACAGACTTCAGCCCTGATCCATTTCAGAAAGTTGTATGCTTCAACCACGATAACACCCTGCTTGCCACTGGAGGGACAGATGGCTACGTTCGTGTCTGGAAG GTACCCAGCCTAGAGAAAGTTCTGGAGTTCAGAGCCCACGAAGGAGAGATTGAGGACCTGGCTTTGGGGCCTGATGGCAAG TTGGTAACTGTGGGCTGGGACCGTAAGGCCTCCGTGTGGCAGAAGGATCAGCTGGTGACACAGCTGCACTGGCAAGAGAATGGACCCACCTTTTCTAACACGCCTTACCGCTACCAGGCCTGCAG TGAATCGGGTACCTTCCTAGGCCTGGGCACGGTCACCGGCTCTGTGGCCATCTACATAGCTTTCTCTCTCCAG CGCCTCTACTATGTGAAGGAGGCTCATGGCATTGTTGTGACGGATGTGGCCTTTCTACCTGAGAGGGGTCGTGGTCCAGAGCTCCTTGGGTTCCATGAAACTGCCCTGTTCTCTGTGGCTGTGGATAGTCGTTGCCAACTGCACCTGCTGCCCTCGCGAA GGAGTGTTCCTGTCTGGTTGTTGCTCCTGTTCTGTGTCGGGCTTATTGTTATGACCATCGTGCTGCTCCAGGGTGTCTTCCCAGGTTTTCTTTAG